In Papaver somniferum cultivar HN1 chromosome 9, ASM357369v1, whole genome shotgun sequence, the genomic stretch AATGTCTTAGACTTCTATTATTACTCTGGCAAGCATGTCCAGGATCGGAAGGCTGAAAACTAGTGTTTATTTTCGTGTGCAGGTCTTAAATATCTCTGGATAGCTTTCACCCACCTCGTTGTAAGctttctaaacctcaaatgcacATTTTATATTAACTACTCAGTATGCGTACAAGTCCATTTATACCCTTGATGGGAAAAATAGCCAGTACACACGAGTTGTTTGTATCAAGCACCTTGTATCTATATTATTATGTAGTTATAGTAAACATATGTTCTAAGTGCCTTGTGAGTAAACatgtattgtgttgttgttgatttgcacgttctttgtcgtatgtgaaccagggacacaacacatggatgctctacttgatatcatttatgaagtattggctaagttcATCGTCATAGGAGGAGCTTATCGTTTTTTTGTTTAACATGTTGCTTTTAGATTATTGTCTATTAGTTTAGCATCTTGTTGTTAGAACTTACTAGCTAGCTAGCTTGGACATGTATTGTCTTGAGCCATAATTTCatcttttttgtgtaattttaaaccgaatggataaaatgaatgaatgcatgtggaattctcaagtttgagtttaaattttgggttttatttgagtttaatttgagttccatttgacttgactttgTTTGAGTTCCATTTGACTTGACTTTTCCTTGGCTTTGACTTGAGTTCcatttgacttgacttgactttGTTGTAGTCAAATTGTTTCAGATTTAGTCATTCAGGCATTTCagaaaatatgattttttttatatatattataatttaaatctgagacCCACGGCTAAGGGTCTGTACCTCGTTACCCTTAAAATCAGTCGTTATTTGGAGACCCACGACAAAGGGACGTACAAAACAGAGACGCTTTATCAGAGACCCCAACAGAGACGGTTAGAACTAGTCGTATAATTCGTATATATGACTTGTCCTGACGGTCGCGAaacttctgttttccactagtgtatgACTGGTCATTTGCGCATAGTTCCTTGCAGGTAATCCTCTTGCTGGTATAATCTCAGACcttaagtcttcatcttgatggtTAGTCCAATTCTTATTACGACGAGTTTCCTGGATTACCATGTTATGCACAATGATGCAAGTCAGCGTAGTCTTATGCATTTCACGAGCACTTAAACTACGATAAGGCCCACAAATTATTGCGAACTTccgcttcaaaattccaaaatcccATTCCACATCTTTTCTCAGATCCATTTGTCTACTATTGAAATATGAGTATGAACGACCCATTTCACCGACAGGTGGCTGGCGGTAacattgaactaaagttgaccattttggataaattccaTCTAAGATAATAACCATGAGTGTAGTGATCCCGTTGATACTGAAATTTACCTGAGGAGAAATTCCATACTTTAAATCTTCAAATAAAGGCGATTTGTGTAAAACATTTATATCGTTTTGAGATCCCGGGAGACAAAAAAAAagcgtgccatatccaacaatcataagaagcagcagcCTTAAGGATAATCGTTGATTTTACGTAGTGACCCTTATACTGACCGGCCCAGTAGGTAGGGCATTCGGTCCATACCCAATGCACGCAGTCAAGACTACCCAGCATTCCGGGAAATCCCCTTTCCTGATTTtgctttaatatttctctaacatctgcgtcagttggttttcgtaaataggttggaccaaaatgattaatcattgtttcgcaaaacaacGAAAGATACTTGTATGCGGTTGTTTTGCCAATGCGAAGGTACTCATCATTAGAATCTGGAGGTCTGCCATATCCTAGAATCCTTAAGGCCGAAGTATCCTTTTGTTCAGGGCTATGACccctaatattcagtgcatcacactgataattaaattgagtatCTACCTGACAAAGCTCACCAATAAACTTTAGCACCAAATGTCGGGGCATGCAGAATCAGTCTTGGAAATTTTCATCAGAGAACACACAgtcgggaagaaaataatcgcGCATCAGCTTCTCGTGCCATTCATCCCGATCCCggtacgtatatcttcttgtgaacACTTCTTTTGGCTCTGGATCTCTAGGTATTTGCCCCGATGAATATAGCTGCAACAAGTTATTGGTTAGATCTTTATCTTCATCTGACTCATCATCAATTTGTTTCAACGCCTGCACAAATATTCGTTGTTGTTCATCAAATCGATCCATATGAATACACACTTCTTCCTCAGAAGAATCCATtgagttgaaaataaaaattaaacaaatGATTAAAGGTACAAAAGAGTAAGATGATAGAGTCAATGAGAAAATGAGGTGTGATTAAATTGAATTGAATGGGGTGCATTTATAGGGAGACgtggggtggggggtggggggggggggggggggggggggggggggggagaataGCCGTTATTTCACTATTTAATAAGCGAAGATTATAAAATCGACCGGTTTTATGAAGATCGCTAGCGGTCGAGTCTCCACATAGTCTCAATCGTTCGGTGGAGACTCGATCGCTTAACTTATTTCCCATAGTGGCATGGCCAGTTTACCAGACCAGCTGGCATGACAAATGGAGGGTTTAGCCAACTCCCATAGAAACCAGCCTTATAATTGACATATAGGCATATATTTGGCAGTTAGGCATACCCATGTgaataggaataggccttagcAGCCTTGTATATTCCCATTGGTCCTTTACTGTTTGAGACTGTCTCGAGTTTCGGTGTTGCAGCAGATGAAAGCGAAAGATGCAAAGCGATCTCCCTTCAAAagagcaggcagcagcagcaacaatgtcAAGCATTCTAATAGATGTCTACCTGTGAAATCCGCAATTACCTGTAAGTGTGTTTGCAAGACTTGGACTTCCATCATAACTAACCCTAATTTATGCATTGGGCTAACAAAGATATTAAGAAATATCCGGTAATTAGCTCCATAAGTTATGattcaatgtgttccaaactaCCATCAACTTGTGAATTTGATGATGCTGATGTTGTTGCCATGAATGTCCCATTCAATCATTCAGCTTACCCACACCGCTTTTTAGGTTCTTGTAATGGCTTGATGTGCATGATGTTTTGCTCTATCAATGGTGGTGTGCCATTCATTGGTGTTTGGAACCCAACGACTAAAGAACGTAAGGTAATACCTAAATCAAGCAATGATGTAATAGACAAATGTGGATCTGTTTATGCACTTGGTTATGAGAAAATGTAGAACAAAGAAACTGTAGAACGGCAAAGAAGTACAGAAGGTTTTGTAGTTTTAGTCTACCCTTACGAACAAATTCTCTCTTGTATGTTCCGCTCTGTCATGACAGCGAATCTGGGGTGCTTGTTAATGGAGCTCGTAATTGGCTAGGTTTATTAGGCAAGACCCAAGAACAGAAATTCATAGTCTCTTTTGATTTTAGCGAGGAGAGGTTTGGACAACTGCAATTACCAAAAGAAGTTCTTGAGTATCCTCGTATGCTTTTTTCTGTGGGAGTGTTAAAAGGGTGCCTTTGCTTACTTATTGTTGATTTTGTGCCTCGTGCAAATCAGCAACTATGGATGATGCAGTAATATGGAGTTCCAAATTCTTGGACAAAGTATTTAGAAATAAGTTATAAACCGAATCTGCAAACTCCTTTAAGGATGATTCAGTCTTTTGAAGATGGTAAGATTTTATATCATGCTCAACGTGTTTTAATTTTATATGATCCCAAGCATGATAAGATTACAATGACGAGTGGTTGTAAATTTAAGTTTCGCAGAGTTGAAATTTTCACCAAAAGCTTAGTTTCACCCatttcttgtgtgcatggagagTGGAACACTGGAAGTATTGAGAATAATCCCACATTGTATTGCATTTTAGGCTTCAAGACTGAGAAACTACGGGACTTTACTGAAGAGATTCAGGAGAGATAGATACAGAGTCTGAGAGCAGTGAAATCAAATTCGCGAGAGGAGAAACAAAAGCAAAGCAAAGAAGGGTATCGATGGAGGATTAAGAGGTGGAGTTATATCTAAACTGATATCTGTGTATCTTATCTCAGATTAATTTCCATCATTTTTGAATTCTAAACTTTTCCTTTAGTTAGAGTTGTCTTCAGTATCTCAGAGTAACGAACACATGAAACtacattttattttcaaaattagGTTTGTTTTTACACAATAAAGCTTAAAAAGTCTAGTATATGAGAACAAGTATGAAGATTAGGTTTCTCATTTCAACAACAATGTTGTATATATGTGCATCTGAAGGTAAATTTGATGCCTTGACTCTTGAGTTCAACGCATCTCAGGTTACAAGCCTTACTCGTATGTGAACTTCTTAGGATATGCTAGTATTCATTCCTGTATTCACATAGTTTGGGAGAATTAACTTACCCCAAGCAACAGCAATTCATTCTGTAAATTGATGCACTATATGTTGGTCGATATGCATAATCATTTCTAGATACCACGAATATTGACACAAAGTTGCAAACTTGTTAGCTTTCTTTATTTTAGCATGGTGAGAGGTAGTCAGGTCTAACTCTCTTAGCTTATTACAACCAGAAGAATTTGGTAAAGTAGCTCATCCGTTTCCTGTTCAAGGTACTGAATGGCCGTACTTTTCCAAGTTAACATCTATCTTCTCTATTTTATGTATGCCTTGAGGATCCCTGCTTTCGTTAGTTAACTAGAATATTGAGGTCATGTTTATAACTTATATAAGATACTACCTACGGTAATGGTAAAATTAAACTTACTGCTAACATTTGTACTTCTATTCTTATATCATGTAAGTTTCTAACTCGTCTAAAAGTTGCATAAGTTTGGCCATCTTTACTGACAGAATTCGAACAATTTCAGAGTGAAGAGAAAAAGCAGGCCACAGCAGATGCTTTATCTGGCTATTCACAATTTGTATGGTGTGCATAGGGAAGCATGTTCGACTTTGTGACGTAAGGTTGCACTTGATTAAGGTAACTTTCATTATCATTCAGACGGGACGCCTTTTTCCATTGTTGCCTTTCCTTACACCTTGTTTTTGCTCTCAATTTGTCGGCTTCTCCTTTTTCCAGTTTCTACATAATCTTTGCAAAAGCTATGTTGTTTCATAGTCCTGAGTTTGTAGTAATCCATGTTGTATATCCTTGTAGCTGTAAATGGTTCCATGTGTTCGAGAATTGGATTTTTGCCTGTTAGCGTGATTTGAATTTTGTCTCTTGGTTCTCAAATGTCACATTTCTGGAATGTCTAAGCTTGTCTTTGAGTCAGATTGGGGATTGTGCAAGCATTATGTGTCAATCCAGGAGATGTCGATCATAGAGTGAATCCTTGTTCACTTGTATGACCCGACAGTTCCTTCCATGGTCTTAGGTCCCTGTAGTGTAAACTCACAAAAATGgtattttttttcaatatatatacaaCTCCTACCATGATTTTATGTCTCAATGATATCAGATCTAAGTTAGAATCCTGAAGTGAGGGTGAGTTAACCTTGGGATCTTCTTGTGGTCTGCCTCGTTTCACATTCTGTTGGTGGCTTTATCATGAATGAGGCATGGGCAGTAGTTCCAGGTATTGGCATGTAACATTCTTACTTCTTACCCATCCTCCTACTTCGGACTATATTTGGTGAAATGAATTGTCATTTTGTTCAGGAAATCTCTGGCATGCAGAGAAATCTGAGTATCACCGTCGTCTAGAGGTATAAGTAAATTGGCTCCAACAGCCTCTAGGAAAATCCAGGAAGGGCTGGTGCGGGGGTTCTATTGAGGCCTATCAAGTGGGTCTGGGCATATAGACAAATTTCAATTGCTGAGATTTCATTTTTGGTTAGAGCCTTGGTTTGTTTCTGACTCAAGGTCAGTCATCCAAGTCTTTAAGCAGAATAGTCCCTAGGGCTGTCCAGAAGAGATGGCATAATATCAAAGAAGATTGCAGAAGTTGTAGTGAGAAGTAAATTTTGAAGCTGTCTGTCTTGCTATAGTAGCAACTCTTGACAGTGGCACAGTGGAAGACTGCTGCCTTGGCAGACTTATCCACTTGCGAATTTTTATATAGTTTTATACGTAGGGTACAGTCTAAGACATTGATTTTAAGACATTACATTGACAATAAAGTTCATTGATGTTGCTTCCCTTCTAAGGCCATTTTGTTTCCATGACCTACCTCATAAAACTCATTTATATATAGTGAAGTGGGTAGGATTTCAATGGTAGGGAGATCAGATTTATTACTAAATTTCATGTTGACAGGCCTAATATTACTAAAATGATTACTTATTGTTCCTAATTCTGCAACTTAAAAAACAATAACTCAAAAATTCCTATATCAATCTCTCTTAAACCCCAATTATAAGCATTTCATATTCAAGTTTTGCTTTGAAAGTTGGTTACAACCTTCCATCTCAAGTAGGATATGGAGGTGGATTGATCAACCACTACAACCTTATTCCTAACAGGAAAATATTGGCCAAAATAATCACTAACTGAGATTTACCAAAATACTCATTGTTGATGGAGTCAAAGAGGATACTACTCTTTGCAGCTGTTTTTGTGAACTTTTAAAAACAATCCAATATTCACTGCACAATGGGTGCTGGCATAGAGTAAGAGTATCGCATTAGGCTCGATATAGACTGCTGTATAACAAGAGCTAGTTCTGAAAATAATTGCACCATGCTAGGCTAGGTACCACGCGTCGCTTACCCACTGTCGCATGCGTATTAGCAACTCTTCCACTTGTAGTGTGACAGGTTTTGAAGTAATTGAAATTTGGGTAATTTGGACTTCTTACATTGAATCAGAGGGAATCCTATGTGAGAAGAGCAAAACAGAATCCAAACTAACTTGATCCTTAGAATTTCATATGTTGTCTACGCTAAGAATGTCAACACTTGATTATTATTCAAAAATTGTCTGGCAAAGTATGGCCAACAACCTCCATCCCTACGGCTACAACTTAAAAGGAACCAGCAACATATACAAAAATTCAGAAACAAACTTGAGTAGTAGAAGAAATTGATTCATCAAAGAAACTAGCTAGTATAGTATGGCCAAGGTATACCACCTGGTCTTGGGAATTCAAGGACTAATAACGATTCTAGTTGCCACATTCATTGTTCTTACAGTTTATATGACAGGCAAAAGTGCATGGCTCGTTTTTGAAGATATTCTTACAACGTCCACGACTACACTAAAGGGTTATAGCGAATCTGTATCGTTAACGTCAAGTTGTGATCTGTTTTCAGGTAAGTGGGTGTACGATAACTTGACATATCCTTTGTATTCTGAGAAACAGTGCTCATTCATGTCTGATCAGCTGGCATGTGAGAAGTTTGGAAGAAAGGATCTAAGCTATCAGAATTGGAGATGGCAGCCTGACCAGTGCGACCTACCAAGGTCATTACAGTTCTTTACCATCTCTAACTTTTGCTCATGTCTCCCAATTTAAACTTGGATTCAActaattgttttgtttttctttgggtttCATGTTGGATGGGAATACAAACCAAAATCTGTTCTTTCAAAAACTGAAAAATTTGAAGTTAAACTGTTTATATATTGATGTAAAACAAGCTAGGTTCAATGCCACAGCATTACTGGAGAGATTGAGAGGGAAAAGGATGGTTTATGTTGGAGATTCACTTAACAGAAATCAGTGGGTTTCCATGGTTTGTCTGGTGGAGTCTGTAATCCCATCAGCACTCAAGTCTATTAACACCAATGGCTCTCTCATCACCTTTAAAGCCATTGTAAGTTCTCTCATTCTCCCTAGACTCCAGGAGGTAAATATGTATACACTATATACGGTTCTAACTGAGCTATGTCTGACCACAAAATCTGTAGGAATATAATGCAACCATTGAGTTTTATTGGGCACCATTGTTGGTTGAATCGAATTCGGACGATCCCGTGAATCATCGATTACCAGACAGAATAGTGAGAGCTCAAGCAATCGAGAAACATGCAATTCATTGGACGGATGCCGACATACTTGTCTTCAATTCTTATCTTTGGTGGAGAAGACCCAAAATGAAAATCTTGTAAGTTGGATATCTAGTACATTCAACCGTTTGCTCAGGTATTTCCTTTCTTGAGCTAATAAAAATCATGTGTTTCTGATCAGATGGGGTTCTTTTGAACATCCGGATGAAGGAATGTACAAAGAGATGGAAATGCTGCGCAGCTATGAAATGGCTCTGAAAACATGGTCTGATTGGCTTGAAATTCATGTCAACCACACCAAGACCGAGCTGTTTTTTATCAGCATGTCACCTACACACTTCTGGTAAACCATTTCTTTCTATATACCTCTACAAACACTAGTCACTCTACCTGACACTTGCCAATCATTAAAATTCAACAGGGCAGATGAATGGAGCACGGCCAAAGAAGGCAATTGTTACAATGAAACCGAGCCAATTTCGCAAAAACATTACAGAGGTAGAGGATCAGACCCCAAAATGATGAACGTGGTCGAGAAAATGCTTGACGAGTTGAAAACTAGAGGTGTTAACGTAAAAATACTCAACATAACACAACTGTCAGAATACAGAAAAGAAGGTCATCCCTCTATGTATAGAAAACAATGGGATCCTTTAACTCCAGAACAAATATCAAACCCTGCAAGTTATTCTGATTGTATTCATTGGTGCCTCCCCGGAGTTCCGGATACTTGGAACGAGCTCCTTTATGCTTACATTTTTTCCTAATGAAGAGTTTTGTGAAAAATGTTTAAAATCTAAGACTAATTCCTAGTGACAAATTGAAATAGTCTGCAACATTAATTTTGGGTATCCTTGTTCTTATGTCAATTTTAAATACATTTGTCAAACAATGATTTTGCACGTAGAATCCCGTCAAGAATTATGAGACAAAAATGGGTGATAGATTTTCAGCTGCTTTAACATTGAGATTGAGAATGTGTTAAGTGGGTCCAattcactctctctctctctcccggTACACAAATCAATGA encodes the following:
- the LOC113308428 gene encoding protein trichome birefringence-like 34 isoform X1, producing MAKVYHLVLGIQGLITILVATFIVLTVYMTGKSAWLVFEDILTTSTTTLKGYSESVSLTSSCDLFSGKWVYDNLTYPLYSEKQCSFMSDQLACEKFGRKDLSYQNWRWQPDQCDLPRFNATALLERLRGKRMVYVGDSLNRNQWVSMVCLVESVIPSALKSINTNGSLITFKAIEYNATIEFYWAPLLVESNSDDPVNHRLPDRIVRAQAIEKHAIHWTDADILVFNSYLWWRRPKMKILWGSFEHPDEGMYKEMEMLRSYEMALKTWSDWLEIHVNHTKTELFFISMSPTHFWADEWSTAKEGNCYNETEPISQKHYRGRGSDPKMMNVVEKMLDELKTRGVNVKILNITQLSEYRKEGHPSMYRKQWDPLTPEQISNPASYSDCIHWCLPGVPDTWNELLYAYIFS
- the LOC113308428 gene encoding protein trichome birefringence-like 34 isoform X2, translated to MVCIGKHVRLCDVRLHLIKLACEKFGRKDLSYQNWRWQPDQCDLPRFNATALLERLRGKRMVYVGDSLNRNQWVSMVCLVESVIPSALKSINTNGSLITFKAIEYNATIEFYWAPLLVESNSDDPVNHRLPDRIVRAQAIEKHAIHWTDADILVFNSYLWWRRPKMKILWGSFEHPDEGMYKEMEMLRSYEMALKTWSDWLEIHVNHTKTELFFISMSPTHFWADEWSTAKEGNCYNETEPISQKHYRGRGSDPKMMNVVEKMLDELKTRGVNVKILNITQLSEYRKEGHPSMYRKQWDPLTPEQISNPASYSDCIHWCLPGVPDTWNELLYAYIFS
- the LOC113308428 gene encoding protein trichome birefringence-like 34 isoform X3, with amino-acid sequence MSDQLACEKFGRKDLSYQNWRWQPDQCDLPRFNATALLERLRGKRMVYVGDSLNRNQWVSMVCLVESVIPSALKSINTNGSLITFKAIEYNATIEFYWAPLLVESNSDDPVNHRLPDRIVRAQAIEKHAIHWTDADILVFNSYLWWRRPKMKILWGSFEHPDEGMYKEMEMLRSYEMALKTWSDWLEIHVNHTKTELFFISMSPTHFWADEWSTAKEGNCYNETEPISQKHYRGRGSDPKMMNVVEKMLDELKTRGVNVKILNITQLSEYRKEGHPSMYRKQWDPLTPEQISNPASYSDCIHWCLPGVPDTWNELLYAYIFS